A single window of Synechococcus sp. CBW1004 DNA harbors:
- a CDS encoding DUF3307 domain-containing protein — protein sequence MNGPEAWIQIGNLFAYLAMGHCVADYPLQTDRIAREKCPGCSSTIDWRWWLTAHAGVHAFFVVLITGLPLLGLGEWLLHALIDLGKCRRRYNLAVDQGLHLLCKLLWAALAVFALG from the coding sequence ATGAACGGACCTGAGGCATGGATTCAGATCGGCAACCTCTTCGCCTACCTGGCGATGGGCCACTGCGTCGCGGATTACCCGCTCCAGACCGACCGGATCGCACGCGAGAAATGTCCTGGCTGCAGCAGCACGATCGACTGGCGCTGGTGGCTCACCGCCCATGCCGGCGTGCATGCCTTCTTCGTGGTGCTGATCACCGGGCTGCCGCTCCTGGGCCTGGGTGAATGGCTGCTGCATGCCCTGATCGATCTGGGCAAATGCCGGCGCCGCTACAACCTGGCCGTCGATCAGGGCCTGCACCTTCTCTGCAAGCTGCTCTGGGCCGCCCTGGCGGTGTTCGCCCTGGGCTGA
- a CDS encoding nucleotidyltransferase domain-containing protein, with protein MSQISALGDLPPCTVEQINSVLRRFPEIRWVKLYGSRAMGRHRPGSDIDLAFSAPHDCSAALAGALEDLPTPYLVDVTHWESLRHEGLRRHIATVGLPWPEAHGHP; from the coding sequence ATGAGCCAGATCAGCGCGCTGGGCGACCTGCCGCCCTGCACCGTGGAGCAGATCAACAGCGTGCTGCGCCGCTTCCCTGAGATCCGCTGGGTGAAGCTCTATGGCTCGCGCGCCATGGGTCGACACCGACCCGGCTCCGACATCGATCTGGCCTTCAGTGCCCCGCACGACTGCAGTGCGGCCCTGGCCGGCGCCCTTGAGGACCTTCCAACCCCGTACCTGGTTGATGTCACCCACTGGGAAAGCCTGCGGCACGAGGGTCTGCGCCGTCACATCGCCACGGTGGGCCTGCCATGGCCTGAAGCGCACGGACACCCCTGA
- a CDS encoding type II secretion system protein GspD, which produces MGSRVRQQRRRQFLALAAAAVPSLPLGALPQAAEAQTVRPYSTPGSGGSTTVVPVGGPLQLKVRRLPDAVEVVVEGVGETPQLQQSTRGPAWEGLLFTARPTSLRSGPQRIGLPEAGFASISLDGAGSGYRIQVTPLQGAAVPRPVVSADGRDLILSFAVPTNPQLQTMTPSVTTPGRVSDPSFVPPLQPRAVAPPVGDIAVGTMMLANPSYLNISGPPVTMTLRNAPAKDALMALSQMGGYGFVYVDEPGNSGSASAANAAAAVSRPLSIAFRNENYARALNSALLAAGLQGKREGNMILAGPNVLSKTFGSTMSKVFRLNQVSAGSAADYLANLGATVTKVNTITTAVTEGANQNNAIAGAPNAATTQSTTTTNVETYGASQGPLRGLLGTTDSRLETITLVGDPKVVAIAENYLRQLDLRQRQVALSVRILDVTLDNDTSIENSFAFRYGNNFIVNDRGELQGAFGSLLPPQPDGSIFDFNGIAAGLPPLRNPGQAYTRNNFYDLIRASIESRSTKVLASPTLILSDNPAILRSGNDQGIITQGLSSGGSDSSSSSSSAGSSDARIGRTRANEAYVTVGEQVITAYEATAGQNGAPTTCTPEFSVSGLTFGARVNKIDDNGFVTFSISPTISATTRTQEVPQCGPIDILSIRSLDSGSARVRDGQTLIMTGVISDLDSQLVKKWPILGDLPLVGQFFRDTQGQRRKRELVILVTPRILRDDQGGAFGYGYQPSTPQTRDFLRQAGS; this is translated from the coding sequence GTGGGTAGCAGGGTTCGGCAACAGCGCAGGCGTCAGTTCCTGGCCCTGGCGGCTGCGGCGGTGCCCAGCCTGCCGCTGGGGGCCCTGCCCCAGGCCGCGGAGGCCCAGACGGTGCGTCCCTACAGCACTCCGGGCAGCGGCGGCAGCACCACGGTGGTGCCGGTGGGGGGACCGCTGCAGCTGAAGGTGCGGCGCCTGCCCGATGCGGTGGAAGTGGTGGTCGAGGGGGTGGGCGAAACACCCCAGCTGCAGCAGAGCACCCGCGGCCCGGCCTGGGAGGGCCTGCTGTTCACCGCCAGGCCCACCAGCCTGAGGTCGGGGCCGCAGCGCATCGGCCTGCCGGAGGCGGGCTTCGCCAGCATCAGCCTCGATGGCGCCGGCAGTGGCTACCGCATCCAGGTGACCCCCCTGCAGGGAGCGGCGGTGCCGCGGCCGGTGGTGAGCGCCGATGGGCGCGACCTGATTCTCAGCTTTGCGGTACCCACCAACCCGCAGCTGCAGACCATGACCCCCAGCGTCACGACGCCGGGGCGGGTGAGCGACCCCTCCTTCGTGCCGCCGCTGCAGCCCCGGGCCGTGGCGCCGCCGGTGGGCGATATCGCCGTGGGCACGATGATGCTGGCGAATCCCAGCTATCTCAACATCAGCGGGCCTCCGGTGACGATGACCCTGCGCAATGCGCCCGCCAAGGATGCCCTGATGGCTCTGAGCCAGATGGGGGGGTATGGATTCGTCTACGTCGATGAACCGGGCAACAGTGGATCAGCATCCGCCGCCAACGCCGCGGCAGCCGTGTCCCGCCCCCTGTCGATCGCGTTCCGCAATGAGAACTACGCCCGCGCTCTGAACTCCGCCCTGCTCGCCGCCGGCCTGCAGGGCAAACGCGAGGGCAACATGATTCTGGCGGGGCCGAATGTGCTGAGCAAGACCTTCGGCTCGACGATGTCGAAGGTGTTCCGGCTCAATCAGGTCTCGGCCGGCTCCGCCGCCGACTACCTCGCCAACCTCGGCGCCACGGTCACCAAGGTGAACACGATCACCACCGCGGTCACCGAAGGGGCCAACCAGAACAACGCCATCGCCGGCGCGCCGAATGCCGCCACCACCCAGTCGACCACCACGACGAACGTAGAGACTTACGGCGCCTCCCAGGGACCACTGCGCGGCCTGCTGGGGACCACCGATTCCCGCCTGGAAACCATCACGCTGGTCGGCGACCCCAAAGTGGTGGCGATCGCCGAAAACTACCTGCGACAGCTTGACCTGAGGCAGCGTCAGGTGGCCCTGTCCGTGAGGATCCTGGATGTCACCCTTGATAACGACACCTCGATCGAAAACAGTTTCGCCTTCCGCTACGGCAACAACTTCATTGTCAATGATCGTGGTGAATTGCAGGGAGCCTTCGGGTCGTTGCTACCGCCGCAACCAGATGGCTCTATTTTTGATTTCAATGGCATTGCTGCCGGCCTTCCACCACTCAGAAACCCCGGACAGGCCTATACCCGCAACAACTTCTACGACCTGATCCGCGCCTCGATTGAATCACGCAGCACCAAAGTGCTGGCCAGTCCCACTCTGATCCTCAGCGACAATCCAGCCATCCTGCGCAGTGGCAATGACCAAGGAATCATCACCCAAGGCCTCAGCAGCGGCGGATCGGACTCTTCATCCAGCAGCAGCTCTGCAGGCAGCAGTGATGCCCGCATCGGTCGCACCCGTGCCAACGAGGCCTATGTCACTGTCGGCGAACAGGTGATCACCGCCTACGAAGCCACAGCCGGGCAGAATGGCGCCCCCACCACCTGCACCCCCGAATTCAGTGTTTCCGGCCTCACCTTCGGCGCCAGGGTGAACAAGATTGACGACAATGGGTTTGTCACCTTCTCGATCTCACCCACGATTTCGGCCACCACACGCACGCAGGAGGTACCGCAGTGCGGCCCCATCGACATTCTGTCGATCCGCAGTCTTGATTCCGGCAGTGCGCGCGTGCGCGACGGTCAGACGCTGATCATGACCGGCGTGATCTCCGATCTCGACAGCCAGCTGGTCAAGAAGTGGCCGATCCTGGGCGATCTGCCGTTGGTGGGTCAGTTCTTCCGCGACACCCAGGGCCAACGCCGCAAGCGCGAGCTGGTGATTCTGGTCACCCCCCGCATCCTGCGCGACGACCAGGGCGGCGCCTTCGGCTATGGCTACCAGCCCTCCACACCGCAGACCCGCGATTTCCTGCGGCAGGCGGGAAGCTGA
- a CDS encoding ribonuclease H, with the protein MLDQPRRVIAAACDGACSGNPGPGGWGALLRFEGGAVRELGGSDPATTNNRMELTAALALYEALRELPRHPELVIRTDSRYLIDGLQKWLPGWKRKGWRTASGGQVLNRDLWEGLERARLADVRLVHVRGHSGDADNDRCDAIAVAFARGQRPQLASETAADSPRTVGRPAARAGGAPGSATGPGPQATPGTGTAEAGAGDDAPHDLAPAPLQALLTRLEAAERLARGGYSLTLLELAQLVEMPLRTLETRSEAWTWRDWRVQPAGEGRWRLERDAGGLEARE; encoded by the coding sequence ATGCTTGACCAGCCCCGCCGGGTGATCGCCGCGGCCTGTGACGGTGCCTGCAGCGGCAACCCCGGCCCGGGTGGCTGGGGCGCCCTGCTGCGCTTCGAGGGTGGGGCCGTGCGGGAACTGGGGGGCAGCGATCCGGCCACCACCAACAACCGCATGGAGCTGACAGCGGCTCTGGCGCTGTACGAAGCCCTGCGGGAGCTGCCTCGCCATCCGGAGCTGGTGATCCGGACCGACAGCCGCTATCTGATCGATGGCCTGCAGAAATGGCTGCCGGGCTGGAAGCGCAAGGGCTGGCGCACCGCCTCCGGCGGCCAGGTGCTCAACCGCGATCTGTGGGAAGGGCTGGAGCGGGCCCGACTGGCGGATGTGCGCCTGGTGCATGTGCGCGGCCACAGCGGCGATGCCGACAACGACCGCTGTGACGCCATCGCCGTGGCCTTCGCCCGCGGCCAGCGGCCCCAGCTGGCCAGCGAGACCGCCGCCGACTCGCCCCGGACAGTTGGCCGCCCGGCGGCACGGGCCGGCGGCGCCCCGGGGAGCGCAACAGGGCCTGGGCCGCAGGCGACCCCAGGGACGGGCACGGCGGAGGCAGGGGCCGGCGACGATGCCCCCCACGACCTGGCCCCGGCCCCGCTGCAGGCCCTGCTCACCCGCCTGGAGGCGGCGGAGCGCCTGGCCCGGGGCGGCTACTCCCTGACGCTGCTGGAACTGGCCCAGCTGGTGGAGATGCCGCTGCGAACGCTGGAGACCCGCAGCGAGGCCTGGACCTGGCGCGACTGGCGGGTGCAACCCGCCGGCGAGGGGCGCTGGCGCCTGGAACGCGACGCGGGAGGATTGGAGGCCCGCGAGTGA
- a CDS encoding quinone-dependent dihydroorotate dehydrogenase yields MEQDDPGGDATRSPEGPAAPSGVTTSFYRRFVGPLLLQDEGADAERLSQLTLATLAQVSLRRDWPLVRDTLQGLAAELQVRDARLEQTLFGCRFSNPLGLAAGFDKNGVAAGVWDRFGFGFAELGTVTWQAQAGNPRPRLFRLAAERAALNRMGFNNDGAQAVRRTLERQALPPPGRRPAVLGLNIGKSRSASLELAPDDYASSLALLAPLADYAVINVSSPNTPGLRDLQEESQLRRLVERLRRLPACPPLLVKIAPDLEDDAIDAIARLAYEEGLAGVIAVNTSQHRLGLEERRLAGSGLTLAEEAGGLSGRPLRPRALEVLRRLRATAGPALPLIGVGGIDSAEAAWERIAAGASLVQVYTGWIYEGPALVPQILQGLLRQLDHHGLRTIGEAVGCGQPWA; encoded by the coding sequence ATGGAGCAGGACGATCCCGGCGGCGACGCCACGAGATCCCCCGAAGGCCCGGCGGCGCCCAGCGGCGTCACGACGTCCTTCTATCGACGCTTCGTCGGGCCGCTGCTGCTGCAGGACGAAGGCGCGGATGCCGAGCGGCTCAGCCAGCTGACCCTGGCGACCCTGGCGCAGGTGAGCCTCAGGCGCGACTGGCCGCTGGTGCGCGACACCCTGCAGGGCCTGGCGGCTGAGCTGCAGGTCCGTGACGCCCGCCTGGAGCAGACCCTGTTCGGCTGCCGCTTCAGCAACCCGCTGGGACTGGCCGCCGGCTTCGACAAGAACGGTGTGGCGGCCGGCGTGTGGGACCGCTTCGGGTTCGGGTTCGCCGAGCTGGGCACGGTGACCTGGCAGGCCCAGGCGGGCAATCCCAGGCCGCGCCTGTTCCGGCTGGCGGCGGAGCGGGCGGCGCTGAACCGGATGGGCTTCAACAACGATGGCGCCCAGGCGGTGCGACGCACCCTGGAGCGGCAGGCATTGCCACCACCGGGCCGGCGGCCGGCCGTGCTGGGCCTCAACATCGGCAAGTCGCGCAGCGCCTCCCTCGAGCTGGCCCCGGACGATTACGCCTCCTCGCTGGCCCTGCTGGCGCCGCTGGCGGACTACGCGGTGATCAATGTCAGCTCACCCAACACCCCCGGCCTGCGCGATCTGCAGGAGGAGAGCCAGCTGCGCCGGTTGGTGGAGCGCCTGCGGCGGCTGCCCGCCTGCCCGCCACTGCTGGTGAAGATCGCCCCGGACCTGGAGGACGATGCCATCGACGCGATCGCCCGCCTCGCCTATGAGGAGGGACTGGCCGGTGTGATCGCCGTCAACACCAGCCAGCATCGGCTCGGGCTGGAAGAGCGCCGCCTGGCCGGCAGCGGCCTGACCCTGGCCGAGGAGGCCGGCGGCCTGAGCGGGCGCCCGCTGCGGCCTCGGGCACTGGAGGTGCTCAGGCGCCTGCGGGCCACGGCCGGGCCGGCTCTGCCGCTGATCGGTGTGGGCGGCATCGACTCGGCCGAGGCGGCCTGGGAGCGGATCGCCGCAGGTGCCTCACTGGTGCAGGTTTATACCGGCTGGATCTACGAAGGGCCTGCCCTGGTGCCACAGATCCTCCAAGGACTTTTACGCCAGCTGGATCATCACGGACTGCGCACGATCGGCGAGGCGGTTGGCTGCGGTCAGCCCTGGGCGTGA
- a CDS encoding type II toxin-antitoxin system VapC family toxin, with amino-acid sequence MSSAEPGLWVVDASVAFGWFVESPASAPAVRLLESWPPARLLAPELVLVELLNAGWKAWRAGAISEEQFEGIAELAPRLFSELVPAAALLPAAQRWSRRLDHPAYDCLYLALAEARMGPLITQDQRLLSRLRRDPHAAGMAVDLTDL; translated from the coding sequence GTGAGCAGCGCTGAGCCCGGCCTCTGGGTGGTGGATGCCTCAGTGGCATTCGGCTGGTTTGTGGAAAGTCCCGCCAGTGCGCCGGCGGTGCGGCTGCTGGAGTCCTGGCCCCCGGCCCGGCTGCTGGCCCCGGAGCTGGTGTTGGTGGAGCTGCTCAACGCCGGCTGGAAGGCCTGGCGCGCCGGTGCGATCAGCGAGGAGCAGTTCGAGGGCATCGCCGAGCTGGCCCCGCGCCTGTTCTCGGAGCTGGTGCCCGCGGCGGCGCTGTTGCCGGCCGCCCAGCGCTGGAGCCGGCGCCTGGATCATCCGGCCTATGACTGTCTCTACCTGGCGCTGGCGGAAGCCCGTATGGGCCCACTGATCACCCAGGATCAGCGTCTGCTCAGCAGGCTGCGCCGCGATCCGCACGCCGCTGGGATGGCCGTGGATCTCACCGACCTCTGA
- a CDS encoding nucleotidyltransferase substrate binding protein — MLEQRNLMAHAYDVKRARQALALIQDRFAPALLDLAADLERQR, encoded by the coding sequence ATGCTGGAGCAGCGCAACCTGATGGCCCACGCCTACGACGTGAAACGGGCCCGGCAGGCGCTGGCACTGATTCAGGACCGGTTCGCGCCGGCGCTGTTGGATCTGGCCGCCGACCTGGAGAGACAGCGATGA
- a CDS encoding PilN domain-containing protein yields MSPLSLEKLSGLDPRKRSGTAPGTRANGGPEDWPVLDLLRETRQKIGQQTIAAVLAERRRLLLQGTSAGAVLLGVVMGISALVWLRHQLIKAEMGQLDQVEEEAAALQQQLTSRNKQLAAVTEVNQQLSGALSNVRPTSALMADLQLRTPEGVQLLSAEAGSANLSLKGLASDPKAFERINALELELGRSPLLDPQGITLSRLERKPETGDKPTGGPTPVQFEVTARFAPLESGRLLQVLRELGSAGMARRLELMQKEGLLP; encoded by the coding sequence ATGAGCCCCCTGAGCCTGGAGAAACTGTCCGGTCTTGACCCGAGGAAGCGGAGCGGAACGGCCCCGGGCACGCGTGCCAACGGCGGCCCGGAGGACTGGCCCGTGCTGGATCTGCTGCGCGAAACACGCCAGAAGATCGGCCAGCAGACGATCGCCGCGGTGCTGGCTGAACGTCGCCGCCTGCTGCTGCAGGGCACCAGTGCCGGGGCGGTGCTGCTGGGAGTGGTGATGGGGATCTCGGCGCTGGTGTGGCTGCGCCATCAGCTGATCAAGGCGGAGATGGGCCAGCTCGATCAGGTGGAAGAGGAGGCGGCGGCGCTGCAGCAGCAGCTGACCAGCCGCAACAAGCAGCTGGCGGCGGTCACCGAAGTGAATCAGCAGCTCTCCGGGGCCTTGAGCAATGTGCGGCCCACCTCGGCGCTGATGGCGGATCTGCAGCTGCGCACGCCGGAGGGGGTGCAGCTGCTCAGCGCCGAGGCCGGCAGCGCCAACCTCAGCCTCAAGGGCCTCGCCAGCGACCCGAAGGCCTTCGAGCGCATCAACGCCCTCGAGCTGGAGCTGGGCCGTTCGCCGCTGCTGGATCCGCAGGGCATCACTCTCAGCCGGCTGGAACGCAAACCCGAAACGGGTGACAAACCGACCGGCGGCCCCACCCCCGTGCAGTTCGAGGTGACGGCGAGATTCGCACCGCTGGAGAGCGGCCGGCTGCTGCAGGTGCTGCGCGAACTGGGCTCGGCGGGCATGGCCCGCCGTCTGGAGCTGATGCAGAAGGAGGGACTCCTGCCATGA
- a CDS encoding DUF3747 domain-containing protein, which translates to MARNYPLTPAASRRPVAFIRPLRPLLLTAAGVAGLAALSASGVRGQDLFAAQPLEDTRFAVLGRPIGSEDWGLLVLEQVAAAPRCWTARPDGLVDPSLNRFNFTGICSRYIDSNGYSLRIGEQDLASSYRLRLVQVGEELRLQASSVSHPTDLLVGRGRVPLRDRDGFVQLTLEPGWSLQRRTYQGRSLSHVYFANGETLPALLARLQPPPEPVATAGAGRGSTLLSRLGSVGANRDARGASFGDVADRGAVAIPGRPVPLQVIPFRD; encoded by the coding sequence ATGGCCCGAAACTACCCGCTGACGCCGGCAGCTTCCCGACGACCCGTCGCGTTCATCCGTCCACTCCGGCCCCTGCTGCTGACCGCGGCCGGCGTCGCCGGTCTGGCGGCGCTGTCGGCGAGCGGCGTGCGCGGGCAGGATCTGTTCGCCGCCCAGCCCCTGGAGGACACCCGCTTCGCCGTCCTGGGCCGCCCCATCGGCAGCGAGGACTGGGGCCTGCTGGTGCTCGAGCAGGTGGCGGCCGCACCCCGCTGCTGGACCGCCCGCCCCGATGGACTGGTCGACCCCAGTCTCAACCGTTTCAACTTCACCGGGATCTGCAGCCGCTACATCGACAGCAACGGCTACTCGCTGCGGATCGGAGAACAGGATCTGGCCAGCAGTTACCGCCTCCGGCTGGTGCAGGTGGGTGAGGAGCTGCGCCTGCAGGCCAGCAGCGTCAGCCATCCCACCGATCTGCTGGTGGGCCGGGGCCGGGTCCCCCTGCGCGATCGCGACGGCTTCGTGCAGCTGACCCTCGAACCCGGCTGGTCGCTGCAGCGGCGCACCTATCAGGGCCGCAGCCTCAGTCATGTCTATTTCGCCAACGGTGAGACCCTGCCTGCTCTGCTGGCCCGGCTGCAGCCGCCACCCGAGCCCGTCGCAACGGCAGGTGCCGGCCGCGGTTCGACGCTGCTGTCCCGCCTCGGCAGCGTCGGGGCCAACCGCGACGCTCGTGGTGCTTCGTTCGGGGATGTGGCTGATCGCGGCGCCGTGGCTATCCCTGGCCGGCCGGTGCCTCTGCAGGTGATTCCCTTCCGGGACTGA
- the speA gene encoding biosynthetic arginine decarboxylase has product MVLANPTGTMTAQAANSDSWSTADSAALYGIDRWGDPYFSVGPRGHVIVQPRGERGGSLDLVELVKELQGRDLSLPQLIRFDDILEDRLERLHAAFERAITQYGYAGRYQGVFPVKCNQQRHVVEQLVESGRRWHFGLEAGSKAELLIALSLLDDPEALLICNGYKDIRYIETAILARRLGRRPVLVIEQADEVERIISASRELGAAPYIGIRARLSTRSTGRWGSSVGERAKFGLSIPDLLATVEALRQAGLLEDLRLLHFHVGSQINDIAVLKDALQEAGQIYVELTRLGAPMGYLDVGGGLGIDYDGSRTATAASTNYSLQNYANDVVATIRECCEPHGVTVPTLVSESGRAIASHFSVLVFDVLGAGALPGAVPAAAEQEPLILRNLRDTHAGLMALADDDAQLPERLQEAWNDALKFKEDALAAFRLGYLSLPQRAVAEQLTWACCQAIAARLQRMPTDTALPEEIQALPAALAGTYYANLSVFRSAPDTWAIDQLFPILPIHRLGEKPARLGSFADLTCDSDGKFARFIDPVGRSGRGQAKPLLELHALRPGEPYWIGLFLGGAYQEVMGNLHNLFGSTNAVHIRLGESGRYRIDHVVRGDTNAEVLQAMEHDPQLLLERLRLASEAAIGRGSLAIGDARRLMAHLRASLEQTTYLQDGSGETAAL; this is encoded by the coding sequence ATGGTGCTCGCCAACCCCACCGGCACCATGACCGCCCAGGCGGCCAACAGCGACAGCTGGAGCACCGCCGACAGCGCCGCCCTTTACGGCATCGACCGCTGGGGCGACCCCTACTTCTCGGTCGGACCCCGCGGCCACGTGATCGTGCAGCCGCGCGGCGAGCGGGGCGGCTCGCTCGATCTGGTGGAGCTGGTGAAGGAGCTGCAGGGTCGCGATCTGAGCCTGCCGCAGCTGATCCGCTTCGACGACATCCTCGAGGACCGGCTCGAGCGCCTGCATGCCGCCTTCGAGCGGGCGATCACCCAGTACGGCTACGCCGGCCGCTACCAGGGCGTCTTCCCGGTGAAGTGCAACCAGCAGCGCCATGTGGTGGAGCAGCTGGTGGAGAGCGGCCGCCGCTGGCATTTCGGCCTCGAAGCCGGCAGCAAGGCCGAGCTGCTGATCGCCCTCTCCTTGCTCGACGACCCCGAGGCCCTGCTGATCTGCAACGGCTACAAGGACATCCGCTACATCGAGACGGCGATCCTGGCCCGCCGTCTCGGCCGCCGGCCGGTGCTGGTGATCGAGCAGGCCGATGAGGTGGAGCGGATCATCAGCGCCAGCCGCGAGCTCGGGGCGGCGCCGTACATCGGCATCCGCGCCAGGCTCTCGACCCGCAGCACCGGCCGCTGGGGCAGCTCGGTGGGCGAACGGGCCAAGTTCGGCCTCTCGATCCCCGATCTGCTGGCCACGGTCGAGGCCCTGCGCCAGGCCGGCCTGCTTGAGGATCTGCGGCTGCTGCACTTCCACGTCGGCAGCCAGATCAACGACATCGCCGTGCTCAAGGACGCCCTGCAGGAGGCCGGGCAGATCTATGTGGAGCTCACCCGCCTGGGGGCGCCGATGGGCTACCTGGATGTGGGCGGTGGCCTGGGCATCGACTACGACGGCAGCCGCACCGCCACGGCGGCCTCCACCAACTACTCGCTGCAGAACTACGCCAACGACGTGGTGGCGACGATCCGGGAGTGCTGCGAACCGCACGGGGTGACGGTGCCGACGCTGGTGAGCGAGAGCGGCCGGGCGATCGCCAGCCACTTTTCGGTGCTGGTGTTCGACGTGCTCGGGGCCGGCGCCCTGCCCGGCGCGGTACCCGCTGCGGCGGAGCAGGAGCCGCTGATCCTGCGCAACCTGCGCGACACCCACGCCGGTCTGATGGCGCTGGCCGACGACGACGCCCAGCTGCCGGAGCGGCTGCAGGAGGCCTGGAACGACGCGCTCAAGTTCAAGGAGGACGCCCTGGCCGCCTTCCGGCTGGGCTACCTGAGCCTGCCGCAGCGGGCGGTGGCCGAGCAGCTCACCTGGGCCTGCTGCCAGGCGATCGCGGCGCGGCTGCAGCGGATGCCGACGGACACCGCCCTGCCGGAAGAGATCCAGGCACTACCAGCCGCCCTGGCCGGCACCTACTACGCCAACCTCTCGGTGTTCCGCTCGGCGCCGGATACCTGGGCGATCGATCAGCTGTTCCCGATCCTGCCGATTCATCGACTGGGTGAGAAACCCGCAAGGCTGGGCAGCTTCGCCGACCTCACCTGCGATTCCGACGGCAAGTTCGCCCGCTTCATCGATCCGGTCGGGCGTTCCGGGCGGGGCCAGGCCAAGCCGCTGCTGGAGCTGCATGCCCTGCGGCCCGGCGAGCCCTACTGGATCGGCCTGTTTCTCGGCGGCGCCTACCAGGAGGTGATGGGCAACCTGCACAACCTGTTCGGCAGCACCAACGCCGTCCACATCCGCCTGGGCGAGTCGGGCCGCTACCGCATCGATCATGTGGTGCGCGGCGACACCAATGCCGAGGTGCTGCAGGCGATGGAACATGACCCGCAGCTGCTGCTGGAGCGCCTGCGCCTCGCCAGTGAGGCCGCCATCGGCCGCGGCAGCCTGGCGATCGGCGACGCCCGCCGGCTGATGGCCCACCTGCGCGCCAGCCTGGAGCAGACCACCTACCTGCAGGACGGCTCGGGCGAGACGGCGGCGCTCTGA